The following are encoded together in the Rhabdothermincola salaria genome:
- a CDS encoding 2TM domain-containing protein, producing MTDDLDDPRRAAIARIKARRNLKIQAGTFALLTVVLIVIWAVAGGGFFWPVFPMIGFAFALLGQWQALQGKRPISEDEIRREMDEG from the coding sequence ATGACCGACGACCTCGACGATCCTCGCCGTGCGGCGATCGCCCGGATCAAGGCGCGTCGCAACCTCAAGATCCAGGCCGGCACGTTCGCGCTGCTCACCGTGGTGCTGATCGTCATCTGGGCCGTCGCCGGCGGTGGCTTCTTCTGGCCGGTGTTCCCCATGATCGGCTTCGCGTTCGCCCTGCTCGGCCAGTGGCAAGCGCTGCAGGGCAAGCGTCCGATCAGCGAGGACGAGATCCGCCGGGAGATGGACGAAGGCTGA
- a CDS encoding GNAT family N-acetyltransferase: MSAAPAPPVAAALLEMRLHDDVPAEATGAAVRAVATAYGVSPERATRLRVVVEELVREARQRERFAGAEDQIVVRIDHEATSLRVEVVDRRLPVVATESRHLPSRRLAAMGFVESLHVANRGKEGNVVECRVRPDPPAEELHGVEQLPDDAADAPADLADRLEIRPMAEADAGALVRCVFRCYGYSYKDGSLYEPRSVRRALARGEQVSVVAALPDGEVVGHAAYFFEEPTDRVPEAGRLVVDPRFRGHHLAERLAQLRMAVAGERSIPGLWAECVANHPASQRGVLAVGGAEVGLLIGASPAGVVMAGLANSNEGRRSLVATYTPVSPAPARPVHLPERHADLLRTLAHRVGCPRDVRTDVTVPAEAASVVHLDLLASSGLAHLRVDRVGADLVERVEDELEGLVPFELGATHLDVALADPAAAWAVESLEALGFCWAAWVPEFRADGDVVRLQRVGEHAVDVEHVVCARPEGEALRDHVVAEWHRVRRRPAR, encoded by the coding sequence ATGTCCGCCGCCCCGGCCCCGCCCGTTGCGGCGGCGCTGCTCGAGATGCGGCTGCACGACGACGTGCCCGCCGAGGCGACCGGGGCCGCGGTGCGGGCCGTGGCCACCGCCTACGGCGTGTCGCCCGAGCGGGCCACCCGGCTGCGCGTGGTGGTCGAGGAGCTGGTCCGCGAGGCCCGCCAGCGTGAGCGCTTCGCGGGGGCCGAGGACCAGATCGTGGTGCGCATCGACCACGAGGCCACCAGCCTGCGGGTGGAGGTGGTCGACCGCCGCCTGCCGGTGGTGGCGACGGAGTCCCGGCACCTCCCGTCGCGCCGACTGGCGGCCATGGGCTTCGTCGAGAGCCTCCACGTCGCCAACCGGGGCAAGGAGGGCAACGTGGTGGAGTGCCGGGTGCGGCCCGATCCCCCCGCCGAGGAGCTCCACGGCGTCGAGCAGCTCCCCGACGATGCCGCGGATGCGCCGGCCGATCTGGCCGATCGCCTCGAGATCCGGCCCATGGCCGAGGCCGACGCCGGGGCGCTGGTGCGGTGCGTGTTCCGCTGCTACGGCTACAGCTACAAGGACGGATCCCTGTACGAGCCTCGGTCGGTGCGCCGGGCGCTGGCTCGCGGCGAGCAGGTGTCGGTGGTGGCGGCCCTGCCCGACGGTGAGGTCGTCGGCCACGCCGCCTACTTCTTCGAAGAGCCCACCGACCGGGTGCCCGAGGCCGGGCGGCTGGTCGTCGACCCCCGCTTCCGGGGCCACCACCTCGCCGAGCGCCTGGCCCAGCTGCGCATGGCTGTCGCAGGGGAGCGGTCGATCCCCGGCCTGTGGGCCGAGTGCGTGGCCAACCACCCGGCGTCCCAGCGCGGCGTCCTGGCCGTCGGTGGAGCCGAGGTGGGCCTGCTCATCGGGGCGTCGCCCGCCGGGGTGGTGATGGCGGGCCTGGCCAACAGCAACGAAGGCCGGCGATCGCTCGTCGCCACCTACACCCCGGTGAGCCCGGCGCCGGCCCGCCCGGTGCACCTGCCCGAACGACACGCCGACCTCTTGCGCACGTTGGCCCATCGGGTCGGTTGCCCTCGCGACGTCCGCACCGACGTGACCGTGCCCGCCGAGGCCGCGTCGGTGGTGCACCTCGACCTCTTGGCGTCGTCGGGGCTGGCTCACCTCCGAGTCGACCGCGTCGGGGCCGACCTCGTCGAGCGGGTGGAGGACGAGCTCGAGGGCCTCGTGCCGTTCGAGCTCGGTGCCACCCACCTCGACGTCGCCCTGGCCGACCCCGCCGCCGCCTGGGCCGTCGAGTCGCTCGAGGCCCTGGGCTTCTGCTGGGCGGCCTGGGTGCCGGAGTTCCGCGCCGACGGCGACGTCGTGCGCCTCCAACGGGTGGGAGAGCACGCGGTGGACGTCGAGCACGTGGTCTGCGCCCGCCCCGAAGGGGAGGCGCTGCGCGACCACGTCGTCGCCGAGTGGCACCGGGTGCGCCGCCGGCCCGCTCGCTGA
- a CDS encoding alpha/beta hydrolase produces MRLWSEESEEQRDEARAVVTAGMAAIAEAFAGQGEPPADMHERAFFARTSFAQTFPAAEGSGVDRELAGVPCRLFVPDGRASAVYLHFHGGGMILGAPVMSDPANAALCRDHQLAVVSVDYRLAPEHPHPAGPDDGLAVAEWLLENAAETFGTDRLLIGGESAGGYMAAAVLLRLRDELGAGDRVDGANLVFGVYDWGLSPSQRGVRATDGPDMLDPDGIAMFGECYLPGTTLEERRAPEISPAFADLRGLPPALFSVGSADHLLDDTLLMATRWVAAGNEADLFVAPDMPHGFQAFPCAITTAWSRRTDEWFADILNRPARAAG; encoded by the coding sequence ATGCGGCTGTGGTCCGAGGAGTCCGAGGAGCAGCGCGACGAGGCCCGGGCCGTCGTCACCGCCGGGATGGCGGCCATCGCCGAGGCCTTCGCCGGGCAGGGCGAGCCGCCGGCCGACATGCACGAGCGCGCCTTCTTCGCCCGCACGTCGTTCGCTCAGACCTTCCCTGCCGCAGAAGGCAGCGGCGTCGATCGCGAGCTCGCCGGTGTGCCGTGCCGGCTCTTCGTGCCCGACGGGCGGGCCAGCGCCGTGTACCTGCACTTCCACGGTGGTGGCATGATCCTGGGCGCGCCGGTGATGAGCGACCCGGCCAACGCCGCGCTGTGCCGTGACCACCAGCTGGCGGTGGTGTCGGTGGACTACCGGCTCGCCCCCGAGCACCCCCACCCGGCCGGACCCGACGACGGCCTCGCGGTGGCCGAGTGGCTGCTCGAGAACGCGGCGGAGACCTTCGGCACCGATCGGCTGCTCATCGGCGGAGAGTCGGCTGGGGGGTACATGGCCGCCGCGGTGCTGCTGCGGTTGCGCGACGAGCTCGGGGCCGGCGACCGCGTGGACGGCGCCAACCTGGTGTTCGGGGTCTACGACTGGGGGCTGTCGCCGAGCCAGCGGGGTGTGCGGGCCACCGATGGTCCCGACATGTTGGACCCCGACGGCATCGCCATGTTCGGTGAGTGCTACCTCCCCGGTACCACCCTCGAGGAACGTCGGGCCCCGGAGATCTCTCCTGCGTTCGCCGACCTGCGGGGCCTCCCGCCGGCCCTCTTCTCCGTTGGCAGCGCCGACCATCTGCTCGACGACACGTTGCTGATGGCCACTCGGTGGGTCGCCGCGGGCAACGAGGCCGACCTGTTCGTGGCGCCCGACATGCCCCACGGCTTCCAGGCCTTCCCCTGTGCCATCACCACTGCGTGGAGTCGACGCACCGACGAGTGGTTCGCCGACATCTTGAACCGACCGGCGCGCGCGGCCGGCTGA
- a CDS encoding VOC family protein, which translates to MPVTRLNHAVLYVRDVEVSRAFYEEVLGFRTKVAMAGQAAFLQAPASTNDHDLGLFQMGAAAGPSTAGRSTVGLYHLAWEVDTLAELARLRDLLAERGALAGASDHVTTKALYARDPDGIEFEVSWLLPADLITDEVRARGLQTLPLDLDAEIDRYGLETRGGVGVSIPTP; encoded by the coding sequence GTGCCGGTGACCCGTTTGAACCACGCCGTGCTCTACGTCCGCGACGTCGAGGTGAGTCGCGCCTTCTACGAGGAGGTGTTGGGCTTCCGCACCAAGGTGGCCATGGCGGGGCAGGCCGCCTTCCTGCAAGCCCCGGCCTCCACCAACGACCACGACCTCGGCCTGTTCCAGATGGGGGCAGCGGCCGGACCCTCCACCGCCGGTCGCTCGACCGTGGGCCTCTACCACCTGGCGTGGGAGGTCGACACGCTCGCGGAGCTGGCCCGCCTGCGCGACCTGTTGGCCGAGCGGGGCGCACTGGCCGGCGCGTCGGACCACGTGACCACCAAGGCCCTCTATGCCCGCGACCCCGACGGCATCGAGTTCGAGGTGAGCTGGCTGCTGCCCGCCGACCTGATCACCGACGAGGTGCGGGCTCGCGGCCTGCAGACGCTCCCGCTCGACCTCGACGCCGAGATCGACCGCTACGGGCTCGAGACGCGCGGCGGCGTGGGCGTCTCCATCCCCACGCCCTGA
- a CDS encoding fumarylacetoacetate hydrolase family protein: MFRLATLDGRAALVGDDAALDLADLTGDPALADPMTAVTRHGELHRHADALSLDAPGARPVHEVTFGVPVPRPSKVFGIGLNYRTHAAETGAEVPPAPLTFTKFPSCLAPATADIPIEGPTTDWEVELVVVIGTGGRHIPRDQGWRHVAGLCLGQDISERTLQNTGARPQFSLAKSFDGFGPLGPFVVSPDTFADRDDIEIGCAVDGEEVQRGRTSDLIFAVEELVAYLSSICTLTPGDLVFTGTPSGVGLARGRFLSPGAVLTSWGEGLGTMRNQCVAPGRSPSDLEVTP; this comes from the coding sequence ATGTTCCGACTGGCCACCCTCGACGGCCGGGCCGCCCTGGTGGGCGACGACGCAGCTCTCGACCTCGCCGACCTCACCGGCGACCCCGCCCTCGCCGACCCGATGACCGCCGTGACCCGCCACGGCGAGCTCCACCGCCACGCCGATGCCCTCTCCCTCGATGCTCCCGGGGCCCGACCCGTCCACGAGGTCACCTTCGGGGTGCCGGTCCCTCGACCCTCGAAGGTGTTCGGCATCGGCCTCAACTACCGCACCCACGCCGCCGAGACCGGCGCGGAGGTGCCGCCTGCCCCGCTCACCTTCACCAAGTTCCCCAGCTGCCTGGCCCCGGCCACCGCCGACATCCCGATCGAGGGACCGACCACCGACTGGGAGGTGGAGCTGGTGGTCGTGATCGGCACGGGCGGTCGGCACATCCCCCGCGACCAGGGTTGGCGCCACGTCGCCGGCCTCTGCCTGGGCCAGGACATCTCCGAGCGCACCCTCCAGAACACCGGGGCCCGACCCCAGTTCAGCCTGGCCAAGAGCTTCGACGGCTTCGGCCCGCTCGGGCCCTTCGTGGTCTCGCCCGACACCTTCGCCGATCGCGACGACATCGAGATCGGCTGCGCCGTCGACGGCGAGGAGGTGCAGCGGGGCCGCACCAGCGACCTCATCTTCGCCGTCGAGGAGCTGGTGGCCTACCTGTCCTCGATCTGCACCCTCACGCCGGGGGACCTCGTGTTCACCGGGACGCCCAGCGGGGTCGGACTGGCTCGAGGCCGATTCCTCTCCCCCGGCGCGGTGCTCACCTCCTGGGGCGAGGGCCTCGGGACCATGCGGAACCAGTGCGTCGCCCCCGGACGGTCCCCGAGCGACCTCGAGGTGACGCCATAG
- a CDS encoding CoA-binding protein yields MPSRALIDSFLDQQHLAVVGVSRNPKDFANTVYRHLRDDGRGRTLYAVNAAADGAELEGRPSYRSLSEVPDPVDGVLVMVPAAAAAGVVRDAVDRGVPRVWLHKGGGPGAVSDEAVAVARDAGVELIDGACPMMFDEPVHGIHRFHRFLAGRRVAA; encoded by the coding sequence ATGCCCAGCCGAGCGCTCATCGATTCCTTCCTCGACCAGCAGCACCTCGCCGTGGTCGGGGTCTCACGGAACCCGAAGGACTTCGCCAACACCGTCTATCGCCACCTGCGTGACGACGGGCGAGGGCGCACCCTCTACGCCGTGAACGCCGCCGCCGACGGCGCCGAGCTCGAAGGTCGCCCCAGCTACCGGAGCCTGAGCGAGGTGCCCGATCCCGTCGACGGTGTGCTGGTCATGGTGCCCGCGGCGGCGGCCGCCGGCGTGGTCCGCGACGCCGTGGATCGAGGAGTGCCGCGGGTCTGGCTGCACAAGGGCGGCGGTCCCGGGGCGGTGAGCGACGAAGCCGTCGCCGTGGCCCGCGACGCCGGCGTCGAGCTGATCGACGGAGCCTGCCCGATGATGTTCGACGAACCGGTGCACGGCATCCACCGCTTCCACCGCTTCCTGGCCGGGCGGCGCGTCGCCGCCTGA
- a CDS encoding vitamin B12-dependent ribonucleotide reductase → MALAPEQAGIGIRRHFTTEGTHPYDMVEWERRDARISNWKTGEVAFEQLGVEFPVGWSLNATNIVAQKYFRGTVGTPEREWSLKQVADRVVDTITEWGIRDGYFVDDAEAQAFSDELKYLIITQRAAFNSPVWFNIGVAGVPQQASACFILSVDDTMDSILNWYVEEGTIFKGGSGAGINLSRIRSSKELLKGGGTASGPVSFMRGADASAGTIKSGGKTRRAAKMVILDVEHPDIEEFIWCKAREEKKARALEAAGFDMTLDGDDITSVQYQNANNSVRVTDDFMQAVVDDADWHLRGVLGGEVIRTVKARDLMRQISHAAWECADPGMQFDTTINRWHTAANTGRINGSNPCSEYMHLDNSACNLASLNLLTFLPVGGAFDTDGFKAAVECVFTAQEILVGNADYPTESIGETSRRFRQLGIGYANLGAMLMALGLPYDSDEGRALAGAVTSLMTGHAYATSARTAARMGPFAGYAENEEHMLRVLDQHRSAAAEIDEELVPHELLSAAQQAWDAACEIAAEVGVRNSQASVLAPTGTIGLMMDCDTTGVEPDLGLVKMKKLVGGGTMSIVNQTVPRALARMGYTPEQVAEIIAYIDENMSIIGAPHVAAEHLPVFACSMGDNTIHYSGHVRMMGAVQPFISGAISKTVNLPEEATVEEVEQLHIDAWQLGIKAVAIYRDNCKVAQPLSASKKDADTADGDTAAVEVVEKVVERVVERIVYEPVRQKLPRTRTSKTFEFRVADCKGFVTVGEYEDGRPGEIFVRVSKQGSTLAGIMDAFAISVSHGLQYGVPLRSFIDAFTGMRFEPAGMTDDPDIRIANSLMDYLFRRLALEYLSVEERAELNILSTAERMQPTLPGVEETIVETNQGREIASDPPSIESVSTLIAETQSSSRVMRETHTVSHDAPMCMQCGVVMQRSGSCHACPSCGTTSGCS, encoded by the coding sequence ATGGCCCTGGCACCCGAGCAGGCCGGCATCGGCATCCGCCGTCACTTCACCACCGAGGGGACCCACCCCTACGACATGGTCGAGTGGGAACGCCGCGACGCCCGCATCTCCAACTGGAAGACGGGCGAGGTGGCCTTCGAGCAGCTCGGCGTCGAGTTCCCCGTCGGGTGGTCGCTCAACGCCACCAACATCGTCGCCCAGAAGTACTTCCGGGGCACGGTCGGCACCCCCGAGCGCGAGTGGTCACTCAAGCAGGTCGCCGATCGGGTGGTCGACACCATCACCGAGTGGGGCATCCGCGACGGCTACTTCGTCGACGACGCCGAGGCCCAGGCCTTCTCCGACGAGTTGAAGTACCTGATCATCACCCAGCGGGCGGCCTTCAACTCGCCGGTGTGGTTCAACATCGGCGTGGCGGGCGTGCCCCAGCAGGCCTCGGCCTGCTTCATCCTCTCCGTCGACGACACCATGGACTCGATCCTCAACTGGTACGTCGAGGAGGGCACCATCTTCAAGGGCGGCTCGGGCGCGGGCATCAACCTCAGCCGCATCCGTTCCTCCAAGGAGCTGCTCAAGGGCGGCGGCACCGCGTCCGGCCCCGTCAGCTTCATGCGCGGCGCCGACGCATCGGCCGGCACCATCAAGAGCGGCGGCAAGACCCGCCGGGCCGCCAAGATGGTCATCCTCGACGTCGAGCACCCCGACATCGAGGAGTTCATCTGGTGCAAGGCTCGCGAGGAGAAGAAGGCCCGGGCCCTCGAGGCCGCCGGCTTCGACATGACCCTCGACGGTGACGACATCACCTCCGTGCAGTACCAGAACGCCAACAACTCGGTGCGCGTCACCGACGACTTCATGCAGGCCGTGGTCGACGACGCCGACTGGCACCTGCGTGGCGTCCTCGGCGGCGAGGTCATCAGGACCGTCAAGGCCCGCGACCTCATGCGCCAGATCTCCCACGCCGCGTGGGAGTGCGCCGACCCGGGCATGCAGTTCGACACCACCATCAACCGGTGGCACACCGCGGCCAACACCGGCCGCATCAACGGGTCGAACCCCTGCTCGGAGTACATGCACCTCGACAACTCGGCGTGCAACCTGGCCAGCCTCAACCTGCTCACCTTCCTGCCGGTCGGCGGGGCCTTCGACACCGATGGCTTCAAGGCGGCGGTGGAGTGCGTGTTCACCGCCCAGGAGATCCTGGTCGGCAACGCCGACTACCCCACCGAGAGCATCGGCGAGACCTCCCGTCGCTTCCGCCAGCTCGGCATCGGCTACGCCAACCTGGGCGCCATGCTCATGGCGCTCGGCCTGCCCTACGACTCCGACGAGGGCCGGGCCCTCGCCGGCGCCGTCACCTCGCTCATGACGGGCCACGCCTACGCCACCTCGGCCCGCACGGCAGCCCGCATGGGCCCCTTCGCCGGCTACGCCGAGAACGAAGAGCACATGCTGCGGGTGCTCGACCAGCACCGCAGCGCGGCGGCCGAGATCGACGAGGAGCTGGTGCCCCACGAGCTGCTCAGCGCCGCCCAGCAGGCATGGGACGCCGCCTGCGAGATCGCGGCCGAGGTCGGCGTGCGCAACTCGCAGGCATCGGTGCTGGCTCCCACCGGCACCATCGGGCTGATGATGGACTGCGACACCACCGGCGTGGAGCCCGATCTCGGGCTGGTGAAGATGAAGAAGCTGGTGGGCGGCGGCACCATGTCGATCGTCAACCAGACCGTGCCCCGGGCCCTGGCCCGCATGGGCTACACCCCGGAGCAGGTCGCCGAGATCATCGCCTACATCGACGAGAACATGTCGATCATCGGTGCGCCCCACGTCGCGGCTGAGCACCTGCCGGTGTTCGCCTGCTCCATGGGCGACAACACCATCCACTACTCGGGACACGTCCGGATGATGGGTGCGGTCCAGCCCTTCATCTCCGGCGCCATCTCCAAGACGGTCAACCTCCCCGAGGAGGCCACCGTGGAAGAGGTCGAGCAGCTCCACATCGACGCCTGGCAGCTAGGCATCAAGGCCGTCGCCATCTACCGTGACAACTGCAAGGTGGCCCAGCCGCTGTCGGCCTCCAAGAAGGACGCCGACACCGCCGACGGCGACACCGCCGCCGTCGAGGTGGTCGAGAAGGTCGTCGAGCGCGTGGTCGAGCGGATCGTCTACGAGCCCGTCCGCCAGAAGCTGCCCCGCACCCGCACCTCGAAGACCTTCGAGTTCCGGGTGGCCGACTGCAAGGGGTTCGTCACCGTCGGCGAGTACGAGGACGGCCGACCCGGCGAGATCTTCGTGCGGGTGTCCAAGCAGGGCTCCACCCTCGCCGGCATCATGGACGCCTTCGCCATCTCGGTGAGCCATGGCCTGCAGTACGGCGTGCCGCTGCGCAGCTTCATCGACGCCTTCACCGGCATGCGCTTCGAGCCCGCCGGCATGACCGACGATCCCGACATCCGCATCGCCAACTCGCTGATGGACTACCTGTTCCGCCGCTTGGCCCTCGAATACCTCTCGGTGGAGGAGCGCGCCGAACTGAACATCCTCAGCACGGCCGAGCGCATGCAGCCCACGCTGCCGGGGGTGGAGGAGACCATCGTCGAGACCAACCAGGGTCGCGAGATCGCCTCCGATCCGCCGTCGATCGAGTCGGTGTCGACGCTGATCGCCGAGACGCAGAGCTCGAGCCGGGTCATGCGCGAGACCCACACGGTGAGCCACGATGCGCCGATGTGCATGCAGTGCGGCGTGGTCATGCAGCGTTCGGGCAGCTGCCATGCCTGCCCCAGCTGCGGCACCACCAGCGGCTGCAGCTGA
- a CDS encoding PaaI family thioesterase has translation MAEGEEYGRFPLRDHLGMDVGGDAPGEAWATVTVGPEHLNPNGVVHGAVLFAMVDTAMGRAAMSVLEAGRFCASAEVQLRFIRPASGGTLRAAVSVVKRGKAIVHLEGRVHDDADRLVATAAGTFAVIELPSGTG, from the coding sequence GTGGCCGAGGGGGAGGAGTACGGCAGGTTCCCGTTGCGGGACCACCTGGGGATGGACGTCGGCGGCGACGCGCCCGGCGAGGCGTGGGCCACGGTCACCGTGGGGCCCGAGCACCTCAACCCCAACGGCGTGGTCCACGGTGCCGTGCTGTTCGCCATGGTCGACACGGCCATGGGTCGCGCCGCCATGTCGGTGCTCGAGGCGGGCCGCTTCTGCGCGTCGGCCGAGGTGCAGCTGCGGTTCATCCGGCCGGCCTCGGGTGGGACGTTGCGCGCCGCCGTCTCGGTGGTCAAGCGGGGCAAGGCCATCGTCCACCTCGAGGGCCGCGTGCACGACGACGCCGATCGTCTGGTCGCCACCGCGGCCGGGACCTTCGCCGTCATCGAACTCCCGTCAGGCACCGGCTGA
- the dinB gene encoding DNA polymerase IV — translation MAGDAATILHADLDAFYASVEQLLDPDLRGRPVAVGGGVVLAASYEAKAHGVTGGMAGWRARQLCPDLVVVGGHFAEYQRLGDAVIDVCRDITPLVERISIDEAFLDVAGAVHLFGDPAAIATDLRRRVRDELGLPISVGVATTKHLAKVASQVAKPDGLVVVAPGEERSFLAPLPVELLWGVGPVTRERLAARGIRTIGQLADAAPDTVRRHLGEAVGSKLADLAANRDPRPVEGGRRARSVGAQSALGRRRATDETLSEVLGFLADRVGGRLRRKGLAGRTITVRVRFTDMSSVTRSTTLPSGVAGTRTLTEAALALARAAVSGQPVRPEDRQPRPADPDDPGRPEITLLGLSVANLGPDLPVQLELPLDSGRGEARSVGAAAGPRSAGSHGAAGRAAVERAVDELRDRFGRDVVGYARVALRADRGVPDAFRELAESDGDAPAPARDGRPARRGPP, via the coding sequence ATGGCGGGCGATGCGGCGACGATCCTGCACGCCGACCTCGACGCCTTCTACGCCTCGGTCGAGCAGCTCCTCGATCCCGACCTGCGGGGTCGGCCGGTGGCGGTGGGAGGTGGCGTGGTGCTCGCCGCCTCCTACGAGGCCAAGGCCCACGGGGTGACCGGGGGCATGGCCGGCTGGCGGGCTCGCCAGCTCTGCCCCGACCTGGTCGTCGTGGGCGGGCACTTCGCCGAGTACCAGCGCCTCGGCGATGCCGTCATCGACGTCTGCCGCGACATCACCCCGCTGGTCGAGCGCATCTCCATCGACGAGGCCTTCCTCGACGTGGCCGGCGCCGTCCACCTCTTCGGCGATCCCGCTGCCATCGCCACCGACCTGCGACGCCGGGTGCGCGACGAGCTCGGTCTGCCCATCTCGGTCGGCGTGGCCACCACCAAGCACCTGGCCAAGGTGGCGTCGCAGGTGGCCAAGCCCGACGGCCTGGTGGTGGTGGCTCCGGGAGAGGAGCGGTCCTTCCTCGCCCCGCTCCCCGTGGAGCTGCTCTGGGGGGTGGGCCCGGTCACGAGGGAGCGGCTGGCCGCCCGGGGCATCCGCACCATCGGGCAGCTCGCCGACGCCGCCCCCGACACCGTGCGCCGCCACCTCGGTGAGGCCGTCGGCTCCAAGCTGGCCGACCTCGCCGCCAACCGAGACCCTCGCCCCGTCGAAGGGGGACGACGGGCCCGGTCGGTCGGGGCGCAGTCGGCGCTCGGCCGCCGCCGGGCCACCGACGAGACGTTGTCGGAAGTGCTGGGATTCCTCGCCGACCGCGTCGGCGGACGCCTGCGGCGCAAGGGGCTGGCCGGACGCACGATCACCGTGCGGGTGCGCTTCACCGACATGTCGTCGGTGACCCGCTCCACGACCCTCCCGTCAGGAGTGGCCGGCACCCGCACCCTGACCGAGGCGGCCCTCGCCCTGGCCCGAGCGGCAGTGTCGGGCCAGCCGGTGCGCCCGGAGGACCGGCAACCTCGACCCGCCGACCCCGACGATCCTGGCCGTCCGGAGATCACGCTGCTGGGCCTGTCGGTGGCCAACCTCGGTCCGGACCTGCCGGTGCAGCTGGAGCTCCCGCTCGACTCGGGTCGGGGCGAGGCCCGGTCGGTCGGCGCCGCCGCGGGGCCGCGGTCGGCCGGCTCCCACGGCGCTGCGGGTCGGGCGGCTGTCGAGAGGGCGGTGGACGAGCTGCGGGACCGCTTCGGTCGTGATGTCGTGGGCTACGCCCGCGTCGCCCTCCGAGCTGATAGAGGGGTCCCCGACGCCTTCCGGGAGCTGGCCGAGTCCGACGGGGACGCACCGGCTCCGGCTCGTGACGGTCGCCCGGCTCGTCGTGGTCCCCCGTGA
- a CDS encoding NAD(P)H-dependent flavin oxidoreductase encodes MRTPLCDMFGIEYPIFAFSHCRDVVAAVSKAGGLGVLGAVGFSPEQLETELDWIDDNIDGKPYGVDTVMPQKSVDVEGENRDEMMAQIKSMIDANHWRYVDELMERFDLPPLPEGEEAGGVLGWTDDVAQQHVDIALAHPICLIANALGSPPKDVIDKAHEHGVKVAALAGKAVHAQRHINNGVDVIVAQGYEAGGHTGEISTMVLVPEVVDAVAPAPVLAAGGIGTGRQISAALSLGAQGVWLGSLWLTTAESSAGPAVLQAYLDATSADTVRSRCYTGKPARMLRNSWTDAWTDPEGPGPLGMPLQNILTSEANARIARSGRKDLAFAPVGQIVGTMNDVRPVRDVMFRLVEEYIETVERLEEGMKVDG; translated from the coding sequence ATGCGAACCCCGTTGTGCGACATGTTCGGGATCGAGTACCCCATCTTCGCCTTCAGCCACTGTCGCGACGTGGTGGCCGCCGTCAGCAAGGCCGGCGGCCTCGGTGTGCTCGGGGCCGTGGGCTTCAGTCCCGAGCAGCTCGAGACGGAGCTCGACTGGATCGACGACAACATCGACGGCAAGCCCTACGGGGTCGACACGGTCATGCCCCAGAAGTCCGTCGACGTCGAGGGCGAGAACCGCGACGAGATGATGGCCCAGATCAAGTCGATGATCGATGCCAACCACTGGCGCTACGTCGACGAGCTGATGGAGCGCTTCGACCTGCCGCCGCTGCCGGAGGGCGAGGAGGCCGGCGGGGTGCTCGGCTGGACCGATGACGTCGCCCAGCAGCACGTCGACATCGCCCTCGCCCACCCCATCTGCCTCATCGCCAACGCGCTGGGCTCACCGCCCAAGGACGTGATCGACAAGGCCCACGAGCACGGCGTGAAGGTGGCGGCCCTGGCGGGCAAGGCCGTGCACGCCCAACGCCACATCAACAACGGCGTCGACGTCATCGTGGCCCAGGGCTACGAGGCGGGCGGCCACACCGGCGAGATCTCCACCATGGTGCTGGTACCCGAGGTGGTCGACGCCGTGGCCCCCGCCCCGGTGCTGGCCGCGGGCGGCATCGGCACCGGGCGCCAGATCTCGGCGGCGCTCAGCCTGGGCGCCCAGGGCGTGTGGCTGGGCTCGCTGTGGCTCACCACCGCCGAGAGCAGCGCCGGCCCCGCCGTGCTGCAGGCCTACCTCGACGCCACCTCGGCCGACACCGTCCGGTCGCGCTGCTACACCGGCAAGCCGGCCCGCATGCTGCGCAACTCGTGGACCGACGCGTGGACCGACCCGGAGGGCCCCGGTCCCCTCGGCATGCCGCTGCAGAACATCCTCACCTCGGAGGCCAACGCCCGCATCGCCCGCTCCGGCCGCAAGGACCTGGCCTTCGCGCCGGTCGGTCAGATCGTGGGCACCATGAACGACGTACGCCCGGTGCGCGACGTCATGTTCCGACTGGTGGAGGAGTACATCGAGACCGTCGAGCGCCTCGAAGAGGGCATGAAGGTCGACGGCTGA